Proteins encoded together in one Deinococcus hopiensis KR-140 window:
- the sugE gene encoding quaternary ammonium compound efflux SMR transporter SugE, protein MAWIFLFVAGLLEVGWAVGLKYTEGFTRPLPTALTLLSMVGSMGLLGLAAKTLPIGTAYGVWVGIGAVGAAIFGIVLFGESATPARLFFLVLMVVAIVGLKATGG, encoded by the coding sequence ATGGCGTGGATCTTCTTGTTTGTCGCGGGACTGCTGGAAGTCGGCTGGGCCGTTGGCCTGAAATACACGGAGGGCTTTACCCGCCCGCTGCCCACGGCGCTGACCCTGCTAAGCATGGTGGGCAGCATGGGCCTGCTGGGCCTGGCCGCCAAGACGCTGCCCATCGGCACGGCTTACGGCGTCTGGGTGGGTATAGGCGCCGTAGGCGCGGCCATCTTCGGCATCGTGCTGTTCGGAGAAAGCGCTACTCCCGCCCGCCTCTTTTTCCTGGTGCTGATGGTGGTGGCGATTGTGGGGCTGAAGGCAACAGGGGGATAA
- a CDS encoding acetyl-CoA carboxylase carboxyltransferase subunit alpha, with protein sequence MSAEALRKLEARVRDLEATARETEQDLGAALEPLRAEIKRLRTELTAKLTRWDRVQLARTPGRPTALDYVERLCSDFTELHGDRKYGDDPALIGGPARWGDVPVMLLLQQKGRDTKGKIKRRFGSANPEGYRKAIRLMDLADRFGLPIVSLIDTQGAYPGIEAEERGQGWAIAESIQRMVRLKVPAVCAVIGEGGSGGALAIGVGNRVLIQENAWYSVISPEGAASIIWKDAGKAPEAAEALKLTAPDLLGLGVVEEVVPEPPGGAHLDMDEAARALGEAVGRHLKALSGRDGETLRAERAARFRRLGAFAEG encoded by the coding sequence ATGAGTGCCGAGGCCCTGCGCAAGCTCGAAGCCCGGGTGCGTGACCTGGAGGCCACAGCCCGGGAAACGGAACAGGACCTGGGGGCGGCGCTGGAACCGCTGCGGGCCGAGATCAAGCGCCTGCGTACCGAGTTGACGGCGAAGCTCACCCGTTGGGACCGGGTACAGCTCGCGCGCACCCCGGGCCGGCCCACCGCCCTCGATTACGTGGAGCGGCTGTGCAGCGACTTTACCGAGCTCCACGGGGACCGCAAGTACGGCGATGACCCCGCCCTCATCGGTGGGCCGGCCCGCTGGGGAGACGTGCCCGTCATGCTGCTCCTCCAGCAGAAAGGCCGCGACACCAAGGGCAAGATCAAGCGCCGCTTTGGTTCTGCCAATCCCGAGGGCTACCGCAAGGCGATCCGCCTGATGGACCTCGCTGACCGCTTTGGCCTGCCCATCGTGTCGCTGATCGACACCCAGGGCGCGTACCCTGGGATCGAGGCCGAGGAGCGCGGGCAGGGCTGGGCGATTGCCGAGAGCATTCAGCGGATGGTCCGCCTGAAAGTCCCCGCCGTCTGCGCCGTGATTGGTGAGGGCGGCTCGGGCGGCGCGCTCGCCATCGGCGTCGGCAACCGCGTGCTGATTCAGGAAAATGCCTGGTACTCGGTCATTTCGCCTGAGGGGGCTGCCAGCATCATCTGGAAAGACGCGGGCAAGGCTCCGGAAGCCGCCGAAGCCCTGAAGCTCACCGCGCCCGACCTGCTGGGCCTGGGCGTCGTGGAGGAAGTGGTGCCCGAGCCCCCCGGCGGCGCGCACCTCGACATGGACGAGGCCGCCCGTGCGCTGGGCGAGGCCGTGGGCCGTCACCTCAAGGCGTTGAGCGGGCGGGACGGCGAAACACTGCGGGCCGAGCGGGCCGCGCGATTCCGGCGGCTGGGAGCGTTCGCGGAAGGGTAG
- a CDS encoding winged helix-turn-helix domain-containing protein, with product MERRRAQFFALLAEQRPVKEVLSISRYSRVTAYHLLGRYREVGLAALRDGRQTNRGAPTLLTPEEQQRLAAQIHKDFEQGIVWEGKQVQAWVKQEFGKDVYLSRTYEFMRAAGFSPQKPRPRHVKGDEEAKEASKTKR from the coding sequence GTGGAGCGTCGCCGGGCCCAGTTCTTCGCGCTGCTCGCAGAGCAGCGCCCCGTGAAGGAAGTGCTGTCCATCAGTCGCTACAGCCGGGTCACGGCCTACCACCTCCTCGGGCGGTATCGGGAAGTCGGCCTCGCCGCGTTACGAGACGGGCGACAGACCAACCGCGGTGCCCCGACCCTCTTGACCCCTGAGGAGCAGCAACGTCTGGCGGCTCAAATTCATAAGGATTTCGAGCAAGGCATCGTGTGGGAAGGCAAGCAGGTGCAGGCCTGGGTCAAGCAGGAATTCGGCAAAGACGTCTACCTCAGCCGCACCTACGAGTTCATGCGTGCTGCCGGTTTTTCACCACAGAAACCACGCCCACGACACGTCAAGGGCGACGAGGAAGCCAAAGAGGCGTCCAAAACAAAGCGTTAG
- a CDS encoding aldo/keto reductase, which produces MEHRNLQDLTVSALGLGCMGMSEFYGEADEAESIRVIHRALDRGVNFLDTADMYRVGRNEELVGRAIRDRRDDVVLATKFGNVRGPNGERLGINGRPEYVRQACEASLRRLGVDHIDLYYQHRVDPDTPIEDTVGAMGELVQEGKVRFLGLSEASAATVRRANAVHPIAALQTEYSLWSRDPEAEILPTCRELGVGFVPYSPLGRGFLSGQFRSPDDFAPDDFRRVSPRFQGENFTRNLELVRAVEDMAVGKGCTPSQLALAWLLAQGQDIVPIPGTKRVKYLEDNLGAVEVHLSADDLAQLEAVFPVGAAAGERYPAAAMASLNR; this is translated from the coding sequence ATGGAACACCGCAATCTGCAAGACCTCACTGTATCCGCCCTTGGCCTGGGCTGCATGGGTATGAGCGAGTTCTACGGCGAGGCCGACGAAGCCGAGTCCATCCGCGTCATTCACCGGGCACTGGACCGGGGCGTGAACTTCCTGGACACCGCCGACATGTACCGTGTGGGCCGCAACGAGGAACTCGTCGGCCGGGCCATCCGGGATCGCCGGGACGATGTGGTCCTCGCCACCAAGTTCGGCAACGTGCGCGGCCCGAACGGGGAGCGCCTGGGCATCAATGGCCGTCCCGAGTACGTTCGGCAGGCGTGTGAGGCCAGCCTTCGTCGGTTGGGCGTGGACCACATCGACCTGTATTACCAGCACCGGGTGGACCCCGACACGCCCATCGAGGACACCGTGGGCGCGATGGGCGAACTCGTACAGGAGGGCAAGGTGCGCTTTCTGGGCCTCTCGGAGGCGTCCGCCGCCACCGTCCGCCGCGCGAACGCCGTGCATCCCATCGCTGCCCTCCAGACCGAATACTCGTTGTGGAGCCGTGATCCGGAAGCCGAGATTTTGCCCACCTGCCGCGAACTCGGCGTGGGCTTCGTGCCCTACAGCCCTCTTGGGCGCGGCTTCCTGAGCGGCCAGTTCAGGTCTCCGGACGATTTCGCCCCGGACGACTTTCGCCGCGTGAGCCCCCGCTTTCAGGGCGAGAACTTCACCCGGAATCTGGAGCTGGTGCGCGCCGTGGAGGACATGGCAGTGGGGAAAGGCTGCACGCCGTCGCAACTGGCCCTGGCGTGGTTGCTCGCGCAGGGGCAGGACATCGTGCCCATCCCCGGCACCAAGCGTGTGAAGTACCTCGAAGACAACCTCGGAGCAGTTGAGGTCCACCTGAGCGCGGACGACCTCGCCCAACTGGAGGCTGTGTTTCCAGTGGGCGCAGCGGCGGGCGAACGCTATCCGGCGGCAGCGATGGCGTCGCTCAACCGCTGA
- a CDS encoding cold-shock protein: MAAGKVKWFNAEKGFGFIETPGSPDVFAHFSAISGSGFKKLNEGDEVEYDVEEGQRGKGPQAKNIVVTKAAPAPAYGDRPQRRDDRW; the protein is encoded by the coding sequence ATGGCTGCAGGTAAAGTGAAATGGTTTAACGCGGAAAAAGGCTTTGGATTTATCGAGACGCCGGGAAGCCCGGACGTGTTCGCGCACTTCAGCGCGATCTCGGGCAGCGGCTTCAAAAAGCTCAATGAGGGCGATGAAGTTGAGTACGACGTCGAAGAAGGCCAGCGCGGCAAGGGCCCGCAGGCCAAGAACATCGTTGTGACGAAGGCCGCTCCGGCCCCCGCCTACGGTGACCGCCCCCAGCGCCGCGACGACCGCTGGTAA
- a CDS encoding transposase — protein sequence MDEHRLGLQPILRTVWAPTGQPLVRPVHPRDERRYIYAFVNPESGESRFWLVPVLNKEAYQAVMAAFAKSVGAGEDPQVLVVQDGGGFHVPAPQGHPPGVEPLTLPLYAPELQPAERLWALTDRTVANRYFDTLHDFSQTLAQQCAWLGTQPDLLSHHTLFHWWPLLSH from the coding sequence ATGGACGAACATCGTCTGGGCTTACAACCGATTCTCCGTACGGTCTGGGCGCCGACGGGGCAGCCCCTCGTCCGTCCCGTCCATCCACGCGATGAGCGGCGCTACATCTACGCGTTCGTCAACCCCGAGAGCGGAGAAAGCCGGTTCTGGTTGGTTCCGGTCCTGAACAAGGAGGCCTACCAAGCCGTGATGGCAGCCTTCGCCAAGAGTGTGGGAGCGGGTGAGGACCCCCAAGTCCTCGTCGTTCAGGACGGCGGGGGGTTCCATGTCCCTGCACCGCAGGGACATCCACCGGGTGTTGAACCCCTGACCTTGCCACTGTATGCCCCAGAGCTGCAACCCGCCGAACGGCTTTGGGCCTTGACCGATCGCACCGTCGCCAATCGCTACTTTGACACGCTGCACGACTTCTCCCAGACGCTCGCTCAACAGTGTGCGTGGTTGGGGACCCAGCCCGATCTTCTCTCGCACCACACCCTCTTTCATTGGTGGCCTCTGTTAAGTCATTAA